The following proteins come from a genomic window of Prionailurus viverrinus isolate Anna chromosome D1, UM_Priviv_1.0, whole genome shotgun sequence:
- the ESRRA gene encoding steroid hormone receptor ERR1 isoform X2 encodes MRDHQAETQGLPGLSLHQVPAGVRLDRVRGGRQKYKRRPEVDPLPFPGSFPAGPLAGAGGPRKTAPVNALVSHLLVVEPEKLYAMPDPAGPDGHLPAVATLCDLFDREIVVTISWAKSIPGFSSLSLSDQMSVLQSVWMEVLVLGVAQRSLPLQDELAFAEDLVLDEEGARAAGLGELGAALLQLVRRLQALRLEREEYVLLKALALANSDSVHIEDAEAVEQLREALHEALLEYEAGRAGPGGGAERRRAGRLLLTLPLLRQTAGKVLAHFYGVKLEGKVPMHKLFLEMLEAMMD; translated from the exons ATGCGAGATCACCAAGCGGAGACGCAAGGCTTGCCAGGCCTGTCGCTTCACCAAGTGCCTGCGG GAGTGCGTCTGGACCGTGTGCGGGGAGGGCGGCAGAAATACAAGCGGCGGCCGGAGGTGGACCCACTGCCCTTCCCGGGCTCCTTCCCTGCAGGACCCCTGGCGGGAGCTGGAGGCCCTCGGAAAACCG CCCCAGTAAATGCACTGGTGTCCCATCTGCTGGTGGTTGAGCCTGAGAAGCTGTATGCCATGCCTGACCCAGCGGGCCCTGACGGACACCTCCCGGCCGTGGCTACCCTCTGTGACCTCTTTGACCGAGAGATCGTGGTCACCATCAGCTGGGCCAAGAGCATCCCAG GCTTCTCGTCACTGTCCCTGTCTGACCAGATGTCAGTGCTGCAGAGCGTATGGATGGAGGTCTTGGTGTTGGGCGTGGCCCAGCGCTCGCTGCCACTGCAGGATGAGCTGGCCTTCGCCGAGGACCTGGTCCTGGATGAAGAGGGAGCGCGAGCAGCGGGCTTGGGGGAACTAGGGGCTGCCCTGCTGCAGCTGGTGAGGCGACTACAGGCCCTGAGGCTGGAGCGTGAGGAGTATGTCCTGCTGAAAGCCCTGGCCCTTGCCAATTCAG ACTCTGTGCACATCGAGGATGCCGAGGCCGTGGAGCAGCTGCGAGAAGCTCTACACGAGGCCCTGCTGGAGTACGAAGCAGGCCGGGCGGGCCCCGGAGGGGGTGCCGAGCGGCGGCGGGCAGGCAGGCTGCTGCTCACATTACCACTCCTTCGCCAGACAGCGGGCAAAGTGCTGGCCCATTTCTATGGGGTGAAGCTGGAGGGCAAGGTGCCCATGCACAAGCTCTTCTTGGAGATGCTCGAGGCCATGATGGACTGA
- the PRDX5 gene encoding peroxiredoxin-5, mitochondrial: MGMQLAGLRLLGGRAGSALVRATAIGSAASAAARAGGYRRRGGEWTLGGACGFRSTAPAMAPIKVGEAVPSVEVFEGEPGNKVNLAELFKGKKGVLFGVPGAFTPGCSKTHLPGFVEQAEALKAKGVQVIACLSVNDVFVTAEWGRAHNSGGKVRLLADPTGAFGKETGLLLDDSLVSLFGNRRLKRFSMVVEDGVVKSLNVEPDGTGLTCSLASNIISQL, translated from the exons ATGGGCATGCAGCTGGCTGGGCTGCGTCTTCTAGGTGGCAGGGCGGGCTCGGCTCTCGTCCGGGCGACTGCCATCGGGTCGGCTGCATCGGCGGCGGCGAGAGCAGGAGGGTATCGGCGACGAGGAGGGGAGTGGACGCTCGGAGGGGCCTGCGGTTTCAGAAGCACCGCCCCAGCTATGGCCCCAATCAAG GTAGGAGAGGCCGTCCCTTCGGTGGAGGTTTTCGAAGGGGAACCTGGGAACAAGGTGAACCTGGCAGAGCTGTTCAAGGGCAAGAAGGGAGTGCTGTTTGGAGTCCCTGGGGCCTTTACCCCTGGCTGTTCCAAG ACCCACCTACCAGGGTTTGTGGAGCAGGCTGAGGCTCTGAAGGCCAAAGGGGTCCAGGTGATAGCCTGTCTGAGCGTTAATGATGTCTTTGTCACCGCAGAGTGGGGACGAGCTCACAACTCTGGAGGCAAG GTTAGGCTCTTGGCTGACCCCACAGGGGCCTTTGGGAAG GAGACAGGTTTGTTACTAGATGATTCACTGGTGTCTCTCTTTGGAAACCGACGGCTCAAGAG GTTCTCCATGGTGGTAGAGGATGGCGTAGTGAAGTCCTTGAATGTGGAACCGGATGGTACAGGCCTCACCTGCAGCCTGGCCTCCAACATCATCTCGCAGCTCTGA
- the TRMT112 gene encoding multifunctional methyltransferase subunit TRM112-like protein: MKLLTHNLLSSHVRGVGPRGFPLRLQATEVRINPVEFNPEFVARMIPKVEWAALLEAADTLHLVEVPKEPIEGYEHDEKFLRKMHHVLLEVDVLEGTLQCPESGRLFPISRGIPNMLLSDEETET, from the exons ATGAAGCTGCTCACCCACAACCTGCTGAGCTCGCATGTGCGGGGGGTGGGGCCCCGTGGCTTCCCTCTGCGCCTCCAG GCCACCGAGGTCCGCATCAACCCCGTGGAGTTCAACCCCGAGTTCGTGGCGCGTATGATACCCAAGGTGGAGTGGGCGGCGCTTCTGGAGGCGGCGGATACC TTGCACCTGGTCGAGGTACCCAAAGAGCCGATTGAAGGGTATGAGCATGACGAGAAGTTTCTGAGGAAGATGCACCACGTGCTGCTGGAG GTGGATGTGTTGGAGGGCACCCTGCAGTGCCCAGAGTCTGGACGTCTCTTTCCCATCAGTCGTGGGATCCCCAACATGCTGCTGagcgatgaggaaactgagacttaa